GCGTTGACGCCGAGCGCTTTATAGAGTTCTGAGCGCGTGTCGGCCAGCAGCGCGAACGGAATCGAGTACTTCTTCTTGAAGCGCTGGTGCGACTCGACGGAGTCGCGGCTGACGCCGACGATGCGCGCCTTCTTCGCTTCGAAGCGATCGTGGATGTCGCGAAACTGTGACGCTTCGCTCGTGCAGCCCGGGGTGTCGTCTTTCGGATAGAAGTAGAGAACGAGGGGTCCGCCGAGGAGGTCGGTGGTCGTCACCGATTCGCCCCGGTCGTCGAGGAGCGTGACCGAGGGTAGTCGATCGCCTTCGCCAAGCATTCGTGCGCCTTTCTAGAAACGTCGTGCAGTGCCGTCGCCCCATCCATTGGCCGAGCGCCTTATCGAACGCCTGCAGCCCGGCGCGCCCGCGCGAATTCTCGACTTTGCCTCGGGGAGCGGACGCAACGCCGGCGCGATTCGCAGCGCCGGATTCGAGGTCTTGGCCG
This DNA window, taken from Candidatus Binatia bacterium, encodes the following:
- a CDS encoding peroxiredoxin, producing MLGEGDRLPSVTLLDDRGESVTTTDLLGGPLVLYFYPKDDTPGCTSEASQFRDIHDRFEAKKARIVGVSRDSVESHQRFKKKYSIPFALLADTRSELYKALGVNA